In Pseudobacter ginsenosidimutans, the following are encoded in one genomic region:
- a CDS encoding ROK family protein produces the protein MNFVSALLEEGAIMKSGQGQSIGGRKPDLYALMPGKYFVLAIELERYQTRMTILDNSYRYSIPVKTFHLNIATEADPVSQLHNMASALISEAGIDKESLIGIGISMPGLVDSKRGENYTFIISTNQLRSLQQELEDTFSKPVFIQNDVKCYAIAEKRFGLAREKRDVMVLLMDWGIGLGIIMDGELRGGTAGFSGEIGHIPLIDDGILCYCGKRGCLETVASGVALAKMAKEGILSGQDSLLNRISNSEIDKIEPHVVIDAANLGDQYAINILADVGAKMGKGIATVIQLFNPELIILGGKMAKARQYITIPMQQAINTYCMTQIREKASIQVSELGTDASILGVTSMVLENYFDQQIEMATPGKQKKK, from the coding sequence TTGAATTTCGTATCCGCACTCCTGGAAGAGGGGGCGATCATGAAAAGCGGACAGGGGCAATCCATCGGCGGCCGTAAACCGGACCTGTATGCACTGATGCCTGGTAAATATTTTGTGCTGGCCATCGAGCTGGAGCGTTACCAAACCAGGATGACGATACTGGACAACAGCTACCGGTACAGCATACCCGTAAAGACCTTTCACCTCAATATCGCCACAGAAGCCGATCCTGTTTCGCAATTACACAATATGGCCTCTGCGCTGATCAGTGAAGCAGGTATCGATAAGGAAAGCCTGATCGGGATCGGGATCAGCATGCCCGGTCTGGTAGATTCCAAAAGAGGAGAGAACTATACTTTTATCATTTCCACCAACCAGCTTCGTTCCCTGCAACAGGAGCTGGAAGACACATTCAGTAAGCCCGTCTTCATTCAGAACGACGTGAAATGCTATGCCATCGCAGAAAAACGTTTTGGCCTGGCAAGAGAAAAACGCGATGTGATGGTCTTGCTGATGGACTGGGGCATTGGCCTTGGTATCATCATGGATGGAGAGCTGCGGGGCGGCACAGCAGGCTTTTCCGGGGAGATCGGGCATATTCCGCTGATAGACGATGGCATCCTTTGCTACTGCGGCAAACGCGGTTGTCTGGAAACGGTAGCTTCCGGTGTGGCGCTTGCCAAGATGGCCAAGGAAGGGATCCTCTCCGGACAAGATTCTTTACTGAACAGAATATCCAATAGTGAGATAGATAAGATCGAGCCGCATGTGGTGATCGATGCTGCCAATCTCGGTGATCAGTATGCGATCAATATCCTCGCGGATGTGGGCGCCAAAATGGGGAAGGGCATCGCTACAGTAATTCAATTGTTCAATCCGGAGCTTATCATATTGGGCGGCAAGATGGCAAAAGCGCGTCAGTACATCACCATTCCCATGCAACAGGCCATCAACACCTATTGTATGACGCAGATCAGGGAGAAAGCAAGCATACAGGTGTCTGAGCTCGGCACAGATGCCAGCATACTGGGTGTAACGAGTATGGTACTGGAAAATTATTTCGATCAGCAGATCGAAATGGCAACTCCGGGAAAACAAAAGAAGAAATAG
- a CDS encoding RNA recognition motif domain-containing protein yields the protein MKIAITNLNRRTTAAHLQRLFLPFGNVRSVKIMRDDPAGRTSCYGIVRIDYPAGLVAIASLDKLLFMDHYLEVFELGL from the coding sequence ATGAAAATCGCCATCACCAATTTGAATCGCCGCACTACGGCGGCACACCTGCAACGACTTTTCCTTCCTTTTGGTAATGTGAGATCAGTTAAAATTATGAGGGATGATCCCGCAGGCAGGACTTCCTGTTACGGTATCGTGAGGATCGATTATCCCGCCGGACTCGTGGCGATCGCGTCCCTCGATAAACTCCTCTTCATGGATCATTATCTCGAAGTATTTGAACTGGGCCTGTAA
- a CDS encoding RNA polymerase sigma factor, translating into MQVASGDEQAFRTLTHHYSGLVFKFIYQHLEDRSLAEEIVQDIFVKLWLTRETLAQIESFRSFLLIICRNHAFNALKKMVREKNRAWEWSQDSLQEAGEDIYKQEHLLLLIDEAVEMLPPQQQKAWILCRRNGLKYDQAADEMKISKDAIKKYLQYANNAIKKYVSGKLPIYHP; encoded by the coding sequence ATGCAGGTTGCATCGGGCGATGAACAGGCATTCAGAACACTCACCCATCATTACTCCGGGCTTGTTTTTAAATTCATTTATCAGCATCTGGAAGACCGGTCCCTGGCCGAGGAGATCGTTCAGGACATCTTTGTGAAGCTTTGGCTCACCCGGGAAACACTGGCGCAGATCGAGAGCTTCAGGTCTTTCTTACTCATTATTTGCAGGAACCATGCATTCAACGCCCTGAAGAAAATGGTGAGAGAAAAGAACCGGGCATGGGAGTGGAGCCAGGATTCACTGCAGGAGGCCGGTGAAGATATTTACAAGCAGGAACACCTGTTGCTGCTGATCGATGAAGCAGTGGAGATGCTGCCTCCGCAACAACAGAAAGCATGGATACTCTGCAGGCGTAATGGCTTGAAATATGATCAGGCTGCCGACGAAATGAAGATATCCAAAGATGCCATCAAGAAATATCTCCAGTACGCGAACAACGCAATCAAGAAATATGTTTCAGGCAAATTGCCCATCTATCATCCCTGA
- a CDS encoding FecR family protein, protein MQAGNSRLEELYIRWFNKTATPEERAELIKLLETGASREELLPGMEKIWDELDADDGFSFREKDQLADKILQQWPAEPVIRARRRLPPFRWMAAAAVLLLAGAITVWQWPRAGASNEQAQTPSTPVIESIGPGRNGAILILADGREILLDSASNGVFASQGTTEISLQNNQLIYQAGDEADSSSIAYNTMATPRGRQFQLLLPDGTRVWLNAASSIRYPVSFQGTDRKVELKGEAYFEVVPDLSKPFKVETPNQLVQALGTSFNIHAFGNETAELTTLIEGSVKVNVAGGKHAPRGETLYAVLHPGQQANLNTQRQSLSIAEGQSEAAIAWKNGYFYLENKSFDRVMKQLERWYDIEVIYANGIPELQFYGGLSRNLTLDALIRALKVSEVHFRIEAGRRLIVYK, encoded by the coding sequence ATGCAAGCTGGCAATTCCAGACTGGAAGAGTTGTACATCCGATGGTTCAACAAAACAGCCACGCCTGAAGAAAGGGCGGAGCTGATAAAGTTACTGGAAACAGGAGCTTCCAGGGAGGAGTTGTTGCCTGGCATGGAAAAGATCTGGGACGAACTGGATGCAGACGATGGATTTTCCTTCCGCGAAAAAGACCAGCTGGCAGATAAGATCCTTCAACAATGGCCTGCAGAACCTGTGATCAGGGCACGCAGAAGGCTGCCACCTTTCCGCTGGATGGCGGCAGCGGCCGTTTTACTATTGGCTGGCGCCATCACAGTATGGCAATGGCCGCGAGCGGGCGCTTCTAACGAGCAGGCGCAAACGCCTTCAACTCCTGTGATAGAATCCATCGGCCCGGGTCGTAACGGCGCTATCCTCATTTTGGCCGACGGGCGTGAGATTCTGCTGGACAGTGCCTCCAATGGCGTGTTTGCCAGCCAGGGCACTACCGAAATTTCCTTACAGAATAATCAACTCATTTACCAGGCTGGCGACGAAGCCGACTCCTCCAGTATTGCCTACAATACCATGGCAACTCCCAGGGGGAGACAATTCCAGTTATTGCTCCCGGATGGCACCAGGGTTTGGCTGAATGCCGCCAGCAGTATCAGGTATCCTGTTTCTTTCCAGGGCACAGATAGAAAAGTGGAATTGAAAGGCGAAGCGTATTTCGAAGTTGTGCCGGACCTGTCCAAACCGTTCAAGGTAGAAACCCCCAACCAACTGGTCCAGGCTCTGGGAACCAGTTTCAATATCCATGCTTTCGGGAATGAAACAGCAGAGCTTACCACACTTATTGAAGGTAGTGTAAAAGTGAATGTTGCCGGGGGCAAACATGCGCCCAGGGGCGAAACACTGTACGCCGTACTGCATCCCGGCCAGCAGGCTAACCTCAACACACAACGCCAGTCCCTTTCCATTGCTGAAGGCCAGAGTGAAGCTGCCATTGCCTGGAAGAACGGCTATTTCTATCTGGAGAACAAATCTTTCGACAGGGTGATGAAACAACTGGAAAGATGGTACGATATAGAAGTGATCTATGCCAACGGAATTCCTGAATTACAATTTTATGGAGGATTGAGCAGGAATCTGACGCTCGATGCATTGATCAGGGCATTGAAAGTATCGGAAGTACATTTCAGGATCGAAGCCGGGCGCCGGCTGATCGTGTATAAATAG
- a CDS encoding SusC/RagA family TonB-linked outer membrane protein: protein MKLSSIFVLAFCLQVSASASSQTVTLTGRNMSLQKVFSEVKKQTGYIVFANKELLVNTRPVSIDATNMPLQEFMNRALNGQPLSFIVEDKTIVLMRKTPSREDADSVMARAVTISGQLIDSESKEPINGASISVKNTRQGTTTTATGQFTLSNVPESAIIVISSVGFTPLEVPVSQLIAIPNDGALPLGDNTILKSGASFTFQLKALPAALNEVVVLAFGQAKRKDLTGSVSTMTGATISQQHVSTVSRALEGMVSGVQLSTSSGQPGSESAIRIRGLGSLSAGSDPLIVIDGVPSNVPLASLNPADIENLVVSKDAASNSLYGSRASNGVILVTTKKGAKGKTKINFDVRLGQNSQGVPDFDIVKDPKEYYELVWKGIYNYVRFSNEAGAPHLNDADARQYASNNLFTATGSTLQPTNALGNYMLYKIPDGTTLIDPATGKLRSDAKRLYYDDWNDYFIKKSFSQQYNVSLSGGNEKTDYFLSAGYMSDPSYVMASDFNRYNARLKVNTTITNWLKGGMNIAYTRRYSNAPNYSGGTVNTNVFLFKDFFAPTWPIFAHGEDGSVKRDALGRIMYDLGTGETYSPLGATRRTTFPGYSPAVYFDKDLNELTSDDFSSRAFLEATVLKNFRVRLDFSLDNTYSNSRVYGNNESGSAARDYQGTIQNVWSKQMYLNTVQTINYTREIGLHNIDVLAGHEYRWVRRDNMNGLKSLMFAPDNPDLTNAIRIMSLTGNGSSEALEGYLSRLAYNYNSKYFLTASIRTDGSSNFRYDKWGTFWSVGGAWRISQESFMNKTSKWLTELKVRASYGTLGNQNVGANRWTDIYGISNAGTLDNPLLAIAQQSWGNPALTWESNNIVDAGIDFRLFDRIYGTVDYFRRKTIDMIWAKPLPASTGQPSKLENVASLLNTGYEIELGMDVIRNKDWNWTVSLRASNYKNKLLEIPPGVGTKALNGNYEEGNFLRGEGKDYYNLYMYKYAGVDKATGEGMLYKQLRATDNLALYPGKKVGDIVTTKGNDATKFEVGSAAPDLVGGFNTNLQYKDFDLSVLTSWQIGGKTISLTYQNLTTQKIGGIHRDLANGWSPENPDSNVPMYMSAGQSYFNRPVGGAAGQYSDWSLFDASYLAIRNITLGYRLPQHIAAKNGIEAARIFFSVDNLHLFSAKKGLDPRQSFDGGTTLAAFGFPQTRTITFGINLTL from the coding sequence ATGAAACTAAGTTCAATTTTTGTTCTGGCATTCTGCCTGCAGGTATCCGCCAGCGCGAGCTCGCAAACGGTTACCCTGACCGGCAGGAACATGTCGCTCCAAAAAGTTTTTTCCGAAGTGAAAAAACAAACAGGTTATATCGTTTTCGCCAACAAGGAATTGCTGGTGAACACAAGGCCTGTGAGTATCGATGCAACCAATATGCCCCTGCAGGAATTTATGAACAGGGCGTTAAATGGTCAGCCGTTATCGTTCATAGTAGAAGACAAAACCATCGTGCTGATGCGCAAGACTCCATCAAGGGAAGATGCAGACAGTGTGATGGCGCGTGCAGTGACGATCTCGGGGCAACTGATCGATTCAGAATCGAAAGAGCCCATCAATGGTGCATCCATCTCTGTAAAAAATACCAGGCAAGGCACCACCACTACAGCAACGGGACAATTCACATTGTCCAACGTTCCGGAATCAGCTATCATTGTGATCAGCTCCGTTGGCTTTACTCCACTGGAGGTTCCTGTTTCACAACTGATAGCGATTCCAAACGATGGTGCATTACCGTTAGGAGACAATACGATCCTGAAATCCGGCGCCAGCTTCACTTTCCAACTGAAGGCCCTCCCTGCAGCCCTGAATGAAGTGGTGGTACTGGCTTTCGGTCAGGCGAAGAGGAAAGACCTCACCGGTTCCGTGAGTACCATGACTGGCGCAACGATCAGTCAGCAACATGTTTCCACCGTGTCACGAGCACTGGAAGGCATGGTGTCCGGTGTGCAATTATCTACCAGTTCCGGCCAGCCCGGAAGTGAATCTGCGATCCGTATCCGGGGCCTCGGTTCACTGTCGGCAGGTTCTGATCCGCTCATCGTCATCGACGGTGTTCCCAGCAATGTGCCGCTGGCTTCTCTCAATCCTGCCGATATAGAAAACCTCGTGGTTTCAAAAGATGCGGCCTCCAATTCCCTCTACGGTTCCCGGGCCTCCAATGGCGTGATACTCGTAACCACCAAGAAGGGAGCAAAAGGAAAAACGAAAATCAATTTCGATGTACGCCTCGGACAGAACAGCCAGGGTGTTCCTGATTTCGATATCGTAAAGGATCCGAAAGAATACTATGAACTGGTCTGGAAAGGTATCTACAATTATGTCCGCTTCAGCAATGAAGCCGGCGCACCACATCTCAATGATGCAGATGCAAGACAATACGCCAGCAATAATCTTTTCACTGCAACAGGATCCACTTTGCAGCCCACCAATGCACTCGGTAATTACATGTTGTACAAGATACCCGATGGCACCACGCTCATCGATCCTGCAACAGGAAAGCTGAGGTCCGATGCAAAGCGCCTGTACTATGACGACTGGAATGATTACTTCATCAAGAAATCTTTCAGCCAGCAATACAATGTAAGCCTTAGCGGCGGTAACGAGAAAACCGATTACTTCCTGTCTGCCGGTTATATGAGTGATCCTTCTTACGTGATGGCATCAGATTTCAACCGTTATAATGCGAGACTGAAAGTGAACACCACCATCACCAACTGGCTGAAAGGCGGGATGAACATTGCTTATACGCGTCGTTACAGCAATGCTCCCAACTATTCGGGTGGTACCGTGAACACGAACGTATTTCTCTTTAAGGATTTCTTTGCGCCCACCTGGCCCATTTTTGCGCACGGAGAAGATGGCAGTGTGAAACGCGATGCACTCGGCAGGATCATGTACGATCTCGGCACCGGAGAAACTTATAGTCCATTGGGGGCAACAAGACGAACCACTTTCCCGGGATACAGCCCGGCTGTGTATTTCGACAAAGACCTCAACGAACTCACCTCCGATGATTTCTCCAGCCGCGCATTCCTGGAAGCCACTGTACTGAAGAATTTCCGTGTAAGGCTCGACTTCTCGCTCGACAATACCTATTCCAACAGCAGGGTATACGGCAACAATGAGAGCGGTTCCGCAGCAAGGGATTATCAGGGAACCATTCAGAATGTCTGGTCAAAACAGATGTACCTCAATACCGTTCAAACCATCAATTATACAAGAGAAATCGGTTTGCACAATATTGATGTGCTGGCAGGACATGAATATCGCTGGGTGCGCAGGGATAATATGAACGGATTAAAATCCCTCATGTTTGCTCCCGACAACCCGGACCTGACCAATGCCATCCGGATCATGAGCCTCACAGGTAACGGCTCCAGCGAAGCACTCGAAGGCTATCTGTCCAGGCTCGCTTACAACTACAACAGCAAATATTTCCTCACTGCCAGTATCCGCACAGATGGTTCTTCCAATTTCCGTTACGACAAATGGGGAACATTCTGGTCTGTAGGCGGCGCCTGGAGGATCAGCCAGGAAAGCTTCATGAACAAAACTTCCAAATGGCTCACCGAATTGAAAGTACGCGCCAGCTATGGTACACTGGGCAACCAGAACGTGGGCGCCAACCGCTGGACAGATATTTATGGCATCTCCAATGCAGGAACGCTCGACAACCCTTTACTGGCCATTGCGCAGCAATCATGGGGCAATCCTGCACTCACCTGGGAAAGCAATAATATCGTTGACGCAGGTATCGATTTCCGCCTCTTCGATCGTATATACGGCACCGTTGATTATTTCCGCCGCAAGACCATCGACATGATCTGGGCCAAACCATTACCCGCTTCTACCGGGCAGCCCTCCAAACTGGAGAATGTGGCTTCTCTGCTGAATACCGGTTATGAAATTGAGCTGGGTATGGATGTAATCCGGAATAAAGACTGGAACTGGACCGTTAGCCTGCGCGCCTCCAACTACAAGAACAAACTGCTGGAAATCCCACCGGGAGTTGGAACAAAAGCCCTGAACGGGAATTATGAAGAAGGCAACTTCCTCCGTGGCGAAGGCAAAGATTATTACAATCTCTACATGTACAAATATGCAGGTGTTGACAAAGCAACAGGTGAAGGCATGCTCTACAAACAGTTAAGGGCAACCGATAATCTGGCATTGTATCCCGGTAAAAAAGTAGGGGATATCGTTACTACCAAAGGAAACGACGCCACTAAATTCGAAGTGGGCTCTGCAGCTCCTGACCTGGTAGGCGGCTTCAATACCAATCTTCAGTACAAGGACTTCGATCTCTCTGTACTCACTAGCTGGCAGATCGGTGGTAAAACCATTTCATTGACCTATCAGAACCTGACCACGCAAAAGATCGGGGGCATTCACAGGGACCTGGCCAATGGATGGTCACCTGAAAATCCTGATTCCAATGTACCTATGTACATGAGCGCCGGGCAAAGCTACTTCAACAGGCCTGTTGGTGGCGCTGCCGGTCAGTACTCGGACTGGTCACTTTTCGACGCTTCCTATTTAGCTATCAGGAATATTACATTAGGCTACAGGTTACCACAGCATATCGCAGCAAAGAACGGGATAGAAGCAGCGAGGATCTTCTTCAGTGTGGACAATCTTCATCTGTTCTCTGCCAAGAAAGGGCTCGACCCCAGGCAATCTTTTGATGGAGGCACCACACTGGCAGCCTTTGGTTTCCCTCAAACCCGTACCATCACCTTTGGTATCAACCTTACCCTCTAA
- a CDS encoding RagB/SusD family nutrient uptake outer membrane protein yields the protein MKKLIIITGSIITIFASCSKNLDIDPEGTMTREQLQQIIKTKPATVLEPMVTSMVAQFNGLSPVNSVDTRNFLVVNLLLSLKGNDMVQARASGGWMVEDYQMLNYREENQARTAIYWGMYYKYIFYANQILDLIPPDFDPSQATDVNKLIMKYKAAALTMRALSYTYLMWLYQDDYMHGGNTKPGVPLYTTVGSEEDRAPSQDVWNQIIADATEAVDLFTKSGLSNTASKTDFDASVASVVLARAAITIGDWPKAIAAADYVMTAYPTLINETDYTTKGMSNLSLTETIFGYDYSSATGRGNSSFPGWVNIKGDGGYGGSQGGWLAIDQRLYDQISATDYRKKNFVADDFVEFKYPSAQEPDKHFKYYNYKFAAPPIDGTTPAYNQDDIYMRTSEMILTKAEAEARDGQDENAQNTLYILAHERDPSYVKSTSTGDALLKEIQLQRRIELWGESGFEFFDNKRWGIGVDRNGSANHTNTKVVAAGKLFTLQIPLTIELNYNPFITEQNPL from the coding sequence ATGAAGAAACTCATCATCATAACAGGAAGCATCATCACCATTTTTGCATCCTGCTCAAAGAATCTGGACATCGATCCGGAAGGGACAATGACCAGGGAACAATTACAGCAGATCATCAAAACCAAACCTGCCACAGTTCTGGAGCCGATGGTCACCAGCATGGTTGCTCAGTTCAACGGGCTCTCACCGGTGAACTCTGTAGACACCAGGAATTTCCTGGTAGTGAACCTTCTGCTCAGCCTCAAAGGAAATGATATGGTGCAGGCCCGCGCAAGCGGTGGCTGGATGGTAGAAGATTATCAAATGCTGAACTATCGCGAAGAAAATCAGGCACGCACTGCCATCTACTGGGGCATGTATTATAAATACATTTTCTACGCCAACCAGATCCTGGATCTCATTCCTCCTGATTTCGATCCTTCACAAGCCACTGATGTGAACAAGCTCATCATGAAATACAAGGCTGCTGCACTCACCATGCGCGCACTTAGCTACACTTATCTGATGTGGCTCTACCAGGATGATTACATGCATGGCGGAAATACCAAACCCGGCGTTCCGCTGTATACAACAGTAGGAAGTGAGGAAGACCGTGCACCTTCACAGGACGTATGGAACCAGATCATCGCAGACGCAACCGAAGCAGTTGACCTCTTCACTAAATCCGGGCTCAGCAATACAGCCAGCAAAACAGATTTTGATGCATCCGTTGCTTCAGTAGTACTGGCGCGCGCAGCGATCACTATCGGCGATTGGCCCAAAGCCATTGCCGCTGCAGATTATGTGATGACTGCCTATCCTACACTGATCAATGAAACAGATTATACCACCAAAGGCATGAGCAATCTCAGCCTGACTGAAACCATTTTCGGATACGATTATTCCAGCGCTACCGGAAGAGGCAACAGCTCTTTCCCCGGTTGGGTGAACATCAAAGGCGATGGTGGTTACGGCGGCAGCCAGGGCGGCTGGCTGGCGATCGATCAGCGATTGTATGATCAGATCAGCGCTACCGATTACAGGAAAAAGAATTTTGTAGCAGATGATTTTGTGGAGTTCAAATATCCCAGCGCTCAGGAACCGGATAAGCATTTTAAATATTATAACTACAAGTTCGCAGCGCCGCCCATCGATGGCACTACACCTGCCTATAACCAGGATGATATTTACATGCGTACTTCCGAAATGATCCTCACCAAAGCTGAAGCTGAAGCGCGTGACGGACAGGATGAAAATGCACAGAACACATTGTACATTCTCGCGCATGAAAGAGATCCGTCTTACGTGAAATCAACCAGCACCGGTGATGCCTTGCTGAAGGAGATCCAGCTGCAGCGCAGGATCGAGCTTTGGGGAGAATCCGGATTTGAATTCTTCGATAACAAACGGTGGGGGATAGGCGTAGACCGCAACGGCTCTGCGAACCACACCAATACGAAAGTAGTGGCTGCAGGCAAACTGTTTACTTTGCAGATCCCGCTGACCATCGAATTGAATTATAATCCTTTTATCACCGAGCAGAATCCACTATAA
- a CDS encoding ATP-binding protein has protein sequence MEPNLKYHKSGALSGLAVINAYTVIALIYCGVFSLLYYYVLSSNFLAVLHAAAFLAVTANYFILRKTGNYERIDIIMTIGTVVVVCMFASGGWDGTGFLWPFAFLPFIFYLAEPGKGIYWILALVAGCGIAALLQVTGVIPQPWSGIAILNFFACLIVFLSCNYFIKQKALNYKEVVDYTQSLLESSIDPFFTIGPDGRISDVNKATEKIMGLPFQQLKGSEFSSHFSEPAAAGAFCQQIVKDGKAVNFPLRIIRADTEPVELLFNAALYRDEKGRFRHIFAVGRDVTETRKLEMQLRKFNEELEEKVKNKTHQLVLKAKEIEQFTYFASHDLQEPLNTTMGFIGLLKQKFRDQSDKHTEQYFSYITLANERMKTLVRELLEYSRLGNKKIHQEVDCNAVLNDVLADLGATIEQHHAMIHFSELPVISAYPLELKLLFQNLISNAIKFRKPGVPPAITITATRERKHWTFSIADNGIGMEAIHLDKIFHLFKRLHNQSAYEGSGIGLAHCRKIVEMHGGNIWAESEPGQGSVFHFSIPFVLPE, from the coding sequence ATGGAACCAAACCTAAAATACCACAAGTCCGGGGCCTTGTCAGGTCTGGCTGTTATTAATGCTTATACTGTTATTGCGCTTATCTATTGCGGTGTTTTCAGCCTGCTGTATTATTATGTATTGAGCAGTAATTTCCTTGCGGTATTGCATGCCGCAGCCTTCCTGGCCGTTACGGCCAATTATTTCATTCTCAGAAAGACGGGTAATTACGAACGCATCGATATCATCATGACCATCGGAACGGTGGTAGTGGTTTGTATGTTCGCTTCGGGCGGTTGGGATGGAACAGGTTTCCTCTGGCCCTTCGCTTTTTTGCCTTTTATATTCTATCTGGCTGAACCGGGCAAGGGAATTTACTGGATTCTCGCCCTGGTGGCTGGTTGTGGTATAGCAGCTTTATTACAGGTAACGGGCGTTATCCCCCAGCCCTGGTCAGGCATCGCCATTCTCAATTTCTTTGCCTGCCTGATCGTTTTTCTATCCTGTAATTATTTCATCAAGCAAAAAGCGCTCAATTATAAGGAAGTAGTGGATTACACGCAGAGCCTGCTTGAATCCAGTATCGATCCCTTTTTTACCATCGGGCCGGACGGCAGGATCAGTGATGTGAACAAAGCCACGGAAAAGATCATGGGTCTGCCATTTCAACAACTGAAAGGAAGTGAATTCTCCTCGCATTTCAGTGAACCGGCAGCGGCCGGTGCTTTTTGCCAGCAAATCGTAAAAGATGGGAAAGCAGTAAATTTTCCACTCCGCATCATCCGCGCTGATACGGAACCGGTAGAACTGCTGTTCAATGCTGCTCTGTACAGGGATGAGAAAGGACGGTTCCGCCATATTTTTGCAGTGGGCCGTGATGTAACAGAAACGCGAAAACTGGAAATGCAGCTCAGGAAATTCAATGAAGAGCTGGAAGAAAAAGTGAAGAACAAAACACATCAACTGGTGCTGAAGGCTAAGGAAATTGAGCAGTTCACTTATTTTGCTTCACATGATCTTCAGGAACCGCTGAACACCACCATGGGTTTTATCGGATTACTGAAACAGAAGTTCAGGGATCAGTCAGACAAACACACGGAACAATACTTTAGCTATATCACCCTTGCAAATGAACGCATGAAAACTCTGGTGAGGGAACTATTGGAATATTCACGGCTTGGCAACAAAAAGATACACCAGGAAGTGGATTGTAATGCAGTACTCAATGATGTGCTGGCTGACCTGGGCGCCACCATTGAACAACACCATGCCATGATACACTTTAGTGAATTGCCGGTGATCTCCGCCTATCCTCTGGAACTGAAACTGCTGTTCCAGAACCTGATCAGCAATGCCATCAAATTCAGAAAACCTGGTGTTCCGCCTGCAATAACTATCACGGCTACGAGAGAACGAAAACATTGGACTTTCTCCATAGCGGACAATGGCATCGGAATGGAAGCGATACATCTCGACAAGATCTTTCATCTTTTCAAAAGACTGCACAACCAATCTGCTTATGAAGGCAGTGGAATTGGGCTGGCGCACTGTCGCAAGATCGTGGAGATGCATGGCGGCAATATCTGGGCGGAGTCAGAGCCTGGCCAAGGCAGTGTATTCCATTTTTCCATTCCATTTGTTTTACCGGAATAG
- a CDS encoding TfoX/Sxy family protein has translation MAFNTKLADRLREYLASVPGIRIEEKRMFSGMAFMVNGKMCINVSGDNLMCRFDPALQEVVVGRNGYEPMIMKGRELIGYCYVSLEGFKTKRDFEYWVNLCLDFNSKAKASKKPGKKK, from the coding sequence ATGGCCTTCAATACAAAACTTGCCGATAGATTAAGGGAGTACCTGGCTTCGGTACCGGGGATAAGGATCGAAGAAAAGAGGATGTTCAGTGGAATGGCATTCATGGTGAATGGTAAGATGTGCATAAACGTTAGTGGCGATAACCTGATGTGCCGATTCGATCCTGCACTGCAGGAAGTAGTGGTGGGCAGGAATGGTTACGAGCCGATGATCATGAAAGGTCGCGAGCTCATTGGTTATTGTTATGTGAGTCTGGAAGGATTCAAAACCAAAAGGGATTTTGAATACTGGGTGAATCTTTGCCTGGATTTCAACAGTAAGGCAAAGGCATCAAAGAAGCCGGGGAAGAAAAAATAA